Proteins encoded in a region of the Paenibacillus sp. E222 genome:
- a CDS encoding ABC transporter permease: MNFRQFAINNVVRNKRIYLAHFLSSTFSVMIFFTYALLLFHPDLKDGLKGSSGTVTMLANQGFLIAEIIIFIFSFLFLLYSVGSFLKTRKKEFGIFQIIGMTRKQMNRLLFMENLCIGLAAIVAGVGLGMIFAKLILLICGSMLAVEESLRFYFPLKAIALTVGAFLLLFVVIALSSSLLMRKGSLIDLVKSEEKPKPEPKASRLLALLSVILIGGGYAGVFAFVWITYSFPLLFGSVVLVIAGTYLLFTQLSVYAIRALKSNKRLFFRKTNLLFLSELTYRMKDNAVMFFMVSVISASAFTGIGTMLAIGDPGLSSMSNPYAFTYQNSWDTPGAERHIRKIEETLIDNEVPYQKGSYTPLFDDEGNYIIKLSEYNHLAKALGYQERTLENVNDSFMTPGNLTSRKTLRAEAGQGSTEKNISMWEVQEKVRLTTPATDIVIPVEFKREVYVVSNELYDKMNREFNIQIEADENYYPDRKTQFVVTDWMGTRKFAPDLIESIQNDSSNRGYFEISALVLDWLNSKQTNGIILILSGLIGIVFFTFAASFTYFRLYADLERDEEQYRMIGKMGLSRPELRNIVTRQLLLMFFLPIVLAIIHSSVAFVALQQLVDFSVMGYTLRIFLVFASMQILFFLLVRWRYLRNMYAKLI, translated from the coding sequence ATGAATTTTCGCCAGTTCGCCATTAATAATGTTGTTCGGAACAAACGAATTTATCTGGCTCATTTCCTGAGCAGTACGTTTTCCGTCATGATCTTTTTTACGTATGCGCTGCTTTTGTTTCACCCGGATCTGAAGGATGGACTGAAGGGTTCAAGTGGGACAGTGACCATGCTTGCGAATCAGGGTTTTTTGATTGCTGAAATCATTATTTTCATCTTTTCGTTTCTGTTTCTACTCTATTCCGTAGGTTCATTTCTCAAGACGCGCAAAAAAGAATTCGGCATATTTCAAATCATTGGCATGACACGTAAACAGATGAACCGACTGTTATTTATGGAGAACTTGTGCATTGGACTCGCCGCCATTGTGGCAGGCGTTGGATTAGGAATGATCTTTGCCAAGCTGATCCTGTTGATCTGCGGTTCGATGCTGGCTGTGGAGGAAAGTCTTCGATTCTATTTTCCATTAAAAGCAATCGCACTTACTGTCGGAGCATTTCTGCTGCTGTTTGTTGTGATTGCGCTGAGCTCGTCTCTGCTAATGCGAAAAGGGTCATTGATTGACCTTGTAAAATCAGAGGAAAAACCAAAACCCGAGCCAAAGGCCTCTCGTCTTTTAGCACTTCTCTCCGTCATACTCATTGGGGGTGGATATGCAGGTGTATTTGCCTTTGTATGGATCACATACTCCTTCCCTTTGCTGTTTGGCAGTGTGGTTTTGGTTATTGCAGGCACGTATCTGTTATTCACCCAACTTAGTGTGTATGCCATTCGGGCGCTTAAAAGCAATAAGCGTTTGTTTTTCCGCAAAACGAATTTGCTGTTTCTGTCCGAACTTACCTATCGAATGAAAGATAATGCCGTCATGTTTTTTATGGTAAGTGTGATCTCGGCTTCTGCCTTTACAGGCATTGGCACGATGCTGGCGATCGGCGATCCGGGATTGTCATCGATGTCAAATCCATATGCGTTTACCTACCAAAATTCATGGGATACACCTGGCGCAGAACGGCACATCAGGAAGATCGAGGAGACATTGATCGATAATGAGGTTCCGTACCAGAAAGGTAGTTATACTCCGCTGTTTGATGACGAGGGGAACTATATCATCAAACTAAGTGAATATAATCATCTTGCCAAGGCGCTCGGTTACCAAGAGCGAACTCTCGAGAATGTGAACGATTCCTTTATGACTCCAGGCAATCTTACGAGTCGCAAGACATTACGAGCAGAAGCCGGGCAGGGTTCAACTGAGAAAAATATCAGTATGTGGGAAGTTCAGGAAAAGGTCAGATTAACAACACCTGCAACCGATATCGTCATCCCTGTTGAATTCAAAAGGGAAGTTTATGTGGTATCCAATGAGCTGTACGACAAGATGAATAGGGAATTTAATATTCAAATCGAGGCTGATGAAAATTATTATCCCGATAGAAAGACGCAATTTGTTGTGACAGATTGGATGGGGACGCGGAAGTTTGCGCCGGATCTGATTGAATCCATTCAAAATGACTCAAGTAATCGGGGCTACTTCGAGATCAGCGCTCTCGTGCTGGATTGGCTTAATTCCAAACAAACCAATGGCATTATCCTTATTCTGAGTGGATTGATTGGCATCGTCTTTTTTACCTTTGCTGCAAGCTTTACCTACTTCCGGTTATATGCAGATCTGGAACGGGATGAAGAGCAGTACCGCATGATTGGTAAGATGGGACTGAGTCGGCCGGAGCTTCGCAACATCGTAACCAGACAGCTGCTGTTAATGTTTTTCTTGCCAATCGTCCTGGCCATTATCCACAGCTCCGTGGCCTTTGTTGCATTACAGCAGTTAGTAGATTTCTCCGTCATGGGTTATACTTTGCGCATTTTCCTGGTATTTGCTTCCATGCAGATTCTGTTCTTCCTGCTGGTACGCTGGCGTTATCTTCGCAATATGTATGCCAAACTGATCTAA
- a CDS encoding ABC transporter ATP-binding protein codes for MEICSVKQISKIYKGIVSYEALSGIDLSIQEGEFVGIMGPSGSGKTTLLNMISTIDHPTSGELQIAGKNPFELDHDELALFRRRELGFVFQSFNLLNTLTVKENIVLPLTLDGVSVEEMNERVDRLAEKLGIASLLNKRTYEISGGQAQRTAIARALIHSPKLVLADEPTGNLDSKAARDVMEMLERRNQEDRATMLLVTHDAVAASYCSRVVFIKDGRLYNEIHYGDNRSTFYQRIINVLSLMGGSGHEFSPVRH; via the coding sequence ATGGAGATATGTTCAGTGAAACAGATTAGCAAAATTTATAAAGGGATCGTGTCATACGAAGCCTTGTCAGGAATTGATCTCAGTATTCAGGAGGGTGAATTCGTCGGCATCATGGGTCCATCAGGCAGCGGTAAAACAACGTTGCTAAACATGATTTCAACCATTGACCACCCGACTTCAGGGGAATTGCAGATTGCAGGAAAGAACCCGTTTGAACTGGATCACGATGAACTTGCTCTGTTCAGACGCCGAGAGCTGGGATTCGTATTTCAGTCGTTTAACCTGCTCAACACACTCACGGTAAAAGAAAATATTGTCCTGCCGCTTACGCTCGACGGAGTATCGGTTGAGGAGATGAATGAACGTGTTGATCGACTCGCAGAGAAGCTGGGCATCGCCTCTCTGCTGAACAAACGCACGTATGAAATTTCCGGAGGTCAGGCCCAGCGGACAGCAATCGCACGAGCCCTGATCCATTCTCCCAAGCTGGTGCTGGCTGATGAGCCTACAGGAAATCTCGATTCGAAGGCAGCGCGTGATGTAATGGAGATGCTGGAGCGTCGCAACCAGGAAGATCGGGCCACTATGCTGCTGGTCACGCATGACGCTGTTGCGGCAAGTTATTGCAGCCGGGTTGTATTTATTAAGGATGGACGACTGTACAACGAAATTCACTATGGAGATAACCGATCAACGTTTTATCAGCGAATCATCAACGTATTATCCCTGATGGGAGGCTCAGGACATGAATTTTCGCCAGTTCGCCATTAA
- a CDS encoding HAMP domain-containing sensor histidine kinase, translating to MKLFIKEHIVLTCWVIVMLFTVVAVFWYDGYDHWLTAAYAVSLGLVLYAAYLIYRYLSHRMFYSRMSHRMNDLKEFVPLNEPAPLPQALSELLDSQYGHYHAHLHRLEQRQQEYLTFMNQWVHQMKTPLSVIELTVEDQEDEDARFISIREEADQMRRGLETVLYMARLETFEQDFSVEPVSLKAAGEEAIHELKRFFIRNHVYPEMKIDSGLIVQSDAKWIRFVLVQLLSNAIKYSSGGNGQKVIIQAYESTRSIILEVKDQGVGIPKSDLNRVYQPFFTGENGRHFKESTGMGLYIVKDVLTRMNHQIDLTSVQGEGTTVTITFET from the coding sequence ATGAAGTTGTTTATCAAAGAACATATTGTACTGACTTGTTGGGTAATCGTTATGCTGTTCACCGTGGTTGCGGTCTTCTGGTACGACGGCTATGACCACTGGTTAACGGCCGCTTATGCGGTATCTCTGGGGTTAGTCCTATATGCAGCCTATCTCATTTATCGGTATCTGTCCCATCGCATGTTTTATTCCCGGATGTCCCATCGAATGAATGATCTGAAAGAATTTGTTCCACTGAATGAGCCCGCGCCCTTGCCGCAGGCATTGTCAGAACTGCTGGACTCACAGTACGGTCATTATCATGCGCATCTGCATCGTCTGGAACAGCGTCAACAGGAATACCTGACTTTTATGAATCAATGGGTTCATCAGATGAAGACACCGTTGTCCGTCATTGAACTGACGGTTGAGGATCAGGAGGATGAGGACGCCCGTTTCATCAGCATTCGAGAGGAAGCAGACCAGATGAGACGAGGGCTGGAAACCGTGCTATACATGGCGCGGCTGGAGACATTTGAACAAGATTTCAGTGTGGAACCAGTATCCCTCAAGGCGGCCGGAGAAGAAGCTATCCATGAACTAAAACGTTTCTTCATTCGCAATCACGTGTATCCCGAGATGAAAATTGATTCTGGGTTAATAGTCCAGTCGGATGCGAAGTGGATTCGGTTTGTCCTCGTACAACTGTTATCCAATGCCATCAAGTACTCTTCCGGGGGAAACGGGCAAAAGGTAATCATCCAGGCTTATGAATCCACACGTTCCATCATTCTTGAAGTGAAGGATCAGGGAGTGGGTATTCCCAAGTCGGATCTTAACCGAGTGTACCAGCCTTTTTTCACCGGAGAGAATGGGCGACATTTTAAAGAATCCACGGGGATGGGACTGTATATTGTAAAGGATGTCCTGACACGAATGAACCATCAGATTGACCTTACATCCGTTCAGGGAGAAGGGACAACGGTAACCATTACATTTGAAACCTGA
- a CDS encoding response regulator transcription factor — MYTIMIIEDDPKIAGLLQSHIERYGDRAVAVEDFEQVVQQFEQIKPHVVLLDINLPSYDGFYWCRQIRSISTCPIIFISARSGKMDQVMALENGADDYITKPFEHEIVMAKIRSQLRRVYGDYAARHEERKVELDGLTVYLERLEMELGDRKIQLTKKETILLETLLRRSPKLVSRETILEKLWDDSFVDDNTLSVNVTRVRKRLTELGITDALETVRGSGYRLNSNWKASSPS; from the coding sequence ATGTATACGATAATGATTATTGAAGATGATCCGAAGATTGCGGGTTTACTTCAATCCCATATCGAGAGATATGGTGACAGGGCCGTTGCGGTTGAGGATTTTGAGCAGGTCGTCCAGCAGTTTGAACAGATTAAGCCGCATGTCGTGCTGCTGGATATCAACTTGCCGAGTTACGATGGGTTCTATTGGTGTCGCCAAATTCGCTCCATCTCCACTTGTCCGATTATTTTCATCTCGGCCCGTAGTGGCAAGATGGATCAGGTCATGGCGCTGGAGAATGGTGCGGACGATTATATTACGAAGCCGTTTGAGCATGAGATTGTCATGGCCAAAATTCGAAGTCAGCTGCGCCGGGTGTATGGCGATTACGCTGCGCGTCATGAAGAGCGAAAGGTGGAGCTGGATGGATTAACTGTTTATCTGGAAAGATTGGAGATGGAGCTCGGTGACCGCAAGATACAGCTGACCAAGAAAGAAACCATTTTGCTGGAGACGTTGCTGCGTCGGAGTCCCAAACTGGTTAGCCGTGAAACCATCTTGGAAAAGCTGTGGGATGATTCCTTTGTGGATGATAATACACTTAGCGTGAATGTGACCCGAGTTCGTAAACGATTGACTGAGCTGGGAATTACAGATGCGCTGGAGACGGTACGAGGTTCGGGTTATCGACTCAACAGTAATTGGAAGGCATCGTCGCCCTCATGA
- the nagZ gene encoding beta-N-acetylhexosaminidase — MYYHNRKLKNKHINMLQMLFLLFGIVLLLSACGQSQKPSSSDQNNNNAGTETNANSNAGAEDQNGQDDQQNTVPTQEEKDPVQEQLDQLSLDEKIGQMILAGVQGTTLDAQAKQMITDQKVGGIIFYANNVSTVPGTANFVQSIKDANRSNPVPIFMSVDQEGGKVSRMPETVETIPSNGKVGKTKDADLAETMGKLLARQIQLVGFNVDFAPVLDVNSNPNNPVIGDRSFGSSASLVSQMGIAEMKGLRSEGIIPVVKHFPGHGDTSVDSHLDLPVVNKTEQQLAQLEWIPFEAAVKEQVEAVMVAHILFPKLDPDHPASLSDVIIGQQLRGKFKYDGVVITDDLSMGAIAKNYKLNDAAVATVQAGSDILLVAHSYESAKTIFDTLKSAVKSGKISESRINESVYRILALKQKYNLSDEQQPSGDLKQLNADIVDWRKKVDAR, encoded by the coding sequence TTGTATTACCATAATCGCAAGTTAAAAAACAAACACATAAACATGCTTCAAATGTTGTTCCTGCTATTCGGAATAGTCCTGCTCTTATCCGCATGTGGGCAGTCACAGAAGCCTTCCTCGTCAGACCAAAATAACAATAATGCCGGAACGGAGACGAATGCGAATTCAAACGCAGGTGCAGAAGATCAGAATGGTCAGGATGATCAACAGAATACAGTGCCTACGCAGGAAGAGAAAGATCCGGTACAAGAGCAGCTCGACCAATTGTCTTTGGATGAGAAGATCGGACAAATGATTCTGGCGGGTGTTCAGGGAACCACTTTGGATGCTCAAGCGAAACAGATGATCACGGATCAGAAGGTGGGAGGGATTATTTTCTATGCCAATAATGTCTCAACCGTGCCAGGAACAGCAAACTTCGTACAATCCATCAAGGATGCCAATCGTTCCAATCCGGTTCCAATTTTCATGAGTGTGGATCAGGAGGGTGGCAAAGTTAGTCGTATGCCGGAAACGGTTGAGACTATACCCTCCAATGGGAAAGTGGGCAAGACGAAGGATGCTGATTTGGCTGAAACGATGGGCAAATTGTTAGCAAGACAAATTCAACTGGTAGGTTTTAACGTCGATTTTGCTCCAGTGCTGGATGTAAACAGTAATCCGAATAACCCGGTGATAGGGGATCGTTCATTTGGAAGTTCAGCCAGTCTGGTCTCCCAAATGGGTATAGCCGAAATGAAAGGGCTGCGCAGCGAAGGGATTATTCCGGTGGTGAAGCATTTTCCCGGTCACGGAGACACGTCAGTGGACTCCCACTTGGATCTGCCTGTCGTGAACAAAACGGAACAGCAACTTGCCCAGCTGGAGTGGATTCCGTTTGAGGCAGCGGTGAAGGAACAGGTGGAGGCGGTTATGGTAGCCCATATTCTGTTTCCGAAGCTGGATCCCGACCATCCGGCCTCCTTGTCGGACGTCATTATTGGTCAGCAGTTGCGTGGCAAATTCAAGTATGACGGTGTGGTCATCACTGATGATCTGAGCATGGGCGCGATCGCGAAAAATTATAAGCTGAACGATGCTGCCGTGGCGACGGTTCAGGCAGGGAGCGATATTCTGCTGGTAGCTCACAGTTATGAGAGTGCCAAGACTATTTTTGATACGCTGAAGAGTGCGGTGAAGTCAGGAAAAATTTCAGAATCCCGAATTAATGAAAGTGTATATCGAATTCTGGCGTTGAAACAGAAGTATAACTTGTCCGATGAGCAGCAGCCATCTGGAGATTTGAAGCAGCTGAACGCTGACATTGTGGATTGGCGCAAGAAGGTCGATGCCCGATAG
- a CDS encoding NADH:flavin oxidoreductase, with translation MNVPSALFKPFTSDKLNLSNRIVMAPMTRGFSPEGVPGPEVVEYYRRRAAGGVGLIITEGTGINHPSSISGASIPLFHGEESLQGWANVVKAVHEAGGKIMPQLWHVGTARRSGDLPNAEAEPVGPSGISMAGEPERESLSEDEIKGIIQAYAQAAADAQRIGFDGIELHGAHGYLIDQFFWEQTNRRTDKYGGDLTQRTRFAVEVIEACRAAVGPDFPIVLRFSQWKMGNYDARLVETPEQLEQFLAPLTAAGVDIFHCSTRRFWLPEFDGSELNLAGWTQKISGKPAISVGSVGLEAEFVDRANENQGTGDAHLDQLNAKMENNEFDLIALGRVLLSDPEWPNKVREGSQSEIVPFTTEVLKTLY, from the coding sequence ATGAATGTACCGTCAGCTTTGTTTAAACCATTCACCTCGGACAAGCTTAACCTGTCCAACCGGATCGTCATGGCGCCTATGACTCGTGGATTTTCACCCGAAGGAGTACCCGGACCAGAGGTCGTGGAATACTATCGTCGCAGAGCAGCCGGAGGTGTAGGGCTGATCATTACGGAAGGAACGGGCATTAACCACCCCTCATCCATTAGTGGCGCAAGCATTCCGTTGTTCCATGGCGAAGAATCACTGCAGGGTTGGGCGAATGTAGTCAAGGCTGTCCATGAGGCAGGTGGCAAAATCATGCCACAATTATGGCATGTAGGTACAGCCCGCCGTTCAGGTGATTTGCCCAATGCAGAAGCTGAGCCGGTAGGCCCATCGGGAATAAGCATGGCAGGTGAACCTGAGAGAGAATCTTTGTCAGAGGACGAGATCAAGGGTATTATCCAGGCGTATGCCCAAGCTGCAGCTGATGCGCAGCGTATCGGTTTCGATGGTATTGAGCTTCACGGGGCTCATGGCTACCTGATTGATCAATTTTTCTGGGAGCAGACCAATCGTCGTACGGATAAATACGGTGGCGATCTGACACAGCGCACGCGTTTTGCAGTTGAAGTTATTGAAGCATGCCGTGCTGCAGTAGGTCCTGACTTCCCGATTGTACTTCGTTTCTCCCAATGGAAAATGGGGAACTATGACGCACGTCTGGTGGAAACGCCAGAACAACTGGAGCAATTCCTTGCACCCCTCACGGCGGCAGGTGTAGATATTTTCCACTGCTCGACTCGTCGATTCTGGCTGCCGGAATTTGATGGCTCAGAGCTGAATCTTGCAGGCTGGACACAGAAAATAAGTGGCAAACCGGCGATCTCCGTTGGATCAGTAGGGCTTGAAGCGGAATTCGTGGACAGAGCGAACGAAAACCAGGGAACGGGTGACGCTCATCTGGATCAGTTGAACGCGAAAATGGAGAATAATGAATTTGACTTGATCGCGTTGGGGCGTGTACTTCTGAGTGATCCGGAATGGCCAAACAAAGTTCGCGAAGGCAGCCAGTCCGAAATCGTCCCTTTTACAACAGAAGTGTTGAAAACACTCTATTAA
- a CDS encoding 2,3-butanediol dehydrogenase gives MKALRWHGVKDLRLENIDEPRPEQGKVKIKVEWCGICGSDLHEYTAGPIFIPAQAPHPLTGEQAPVVMGHEFSGQVVEVGEGVTRFQAGDRVVVEPIYACGHCEACKQGKYNLCDQMGFLGLAGGGGGFSEYVTAEEYMVHAIPDSISYEQGALVEPSAVALHAVRQSKLKVGDTAAVFGAGPIGLLVIEALKASGASDIYVVELSKERKAKAEELGAIVIDPTQYNVVDEIHARTQGGVNVAYEVTGVPRVLQQAIDSTRIGGELMIVSIFEQEAPIVPNSIVMKERTVNGIIGYRDVFPAVISLMAKGFFPADKLVTKRISLDEVVEHGFEALLKEKNQVKILVKAE, from the coding sequence ATGAAAGCATTGCGTTGGCATGGAGTAAAAGATTTGCGTCTCGAAAATATTGATGAACCCCGCCCTGAACAGGGGAAGGTTAAAATAAAAGTGGAGTGGTGTGGGATCTGTGGCAGTGACTTGCACGAGTATACTGCTGGCCCAATCTTCATTCCGGCTCAAGCGCCGCATCCGCTAACAGGGGAACAAGCACCTGTTGTGATGGGGCATGAATTTTCAGGACAAGTCGTTGAAGTAGGAGAAGGTGTGACACGTTTTCAGGCAGGTGACCGCGTAGTGGTCGAACCGATTTATGCATGTGGTCATTGTGAAGCCTGTAAACAGGGGAAATACAATTTGTGCGATCAGATGGGTTTCTTGGGCCTGGCTGGTGGAGGAGGAGGTTTCTCAGAGTATGTAACAGCTGAGGAATATATGGTGCACGCCATTCCTGATTCCATCTCGTACGAGCAAGGAGCGTTGGTGGAGCCTTCCGCAGTAGCTCTTCATGCGGTTCGTCAAAGCAAGCTGAAAGTCGGCGACACTGCCGCTGTTTTTGGTGCGGGTCCTATCGGGTTGCTGGTTATTGAAGCGTTGAAAGCTTCTGGCGCATCGGATATTTATGTCGTGGAATTATCCAAGGAACGTAAAGCCAAAGCGGAAGAACTTGGTGCCATTGTTATTGACCCTACACAATACAATGTGGTGGACGAAATTCATGCACGTACGCAAGGCGGCGTAAATGTAGCTTATGAAGTAACGGGTGTACCGCGCGTACTGCAACAAGCGATTGATTCAACGCGTATTGGCGGTGAATTGATGATCGTCAGCATTTTTGAACAGGAAGCACCGATTGTGCCAAACTCCATTGTCATGAAGGAGCGTACGGTCAATGGCATTATCGGTTACCGTGACGTATTCCCGGCTGTGATTAGCCTGATGGCTAAAGGTTTCTTCCCAGCTGACAAGCTGGTAACCAAACGAATCAGCCTGGACGAAGTGGTGGAGCATGGATTTGAAGCACTGCTGAAAGAGAAAAACCAGGTTAAAATTCTGGTAAAAGCAGAGTAA
- a CDS encoding LacI family DNA-binding transcriptional regulator — translation MSKDQKVTIKDVAELAGVGIATVSRAINNSEGISNKTRDKVLQAIEELGFVPNTSAQSLKIRQTHQIALVVPDIRNAIIPEISWSVEQTAKQHGYHVVQINTAGNARTELETIRTIKKLHVDGLVFMPLAYPKTLPGLIDKAPLPISMINYGKKLDPGMKADVVSLSQPEGKLVMEHLIKIGRTRIAYAGAPKDIIEERYRAYEQALGHVDISLVYFGEDFSLNTGANAADYFYGLTHMPDAVYAINDMVAIGLVNRFKELGVRVPEDIAVVGVDNNQWTTVTSPQISSVSIMGEEVARLATELLLKRIREMSTTDYEHIQFEPRLIVRESSVAMIRSSSQGPRA, via the coding sequence GTGAGTAAAGATCAGAAGGTTACGATCAAGGACGTTGCAGAACTTGCAGGTGTAGGTATCGCTACCGTCTCCCGAGCCATTAACAATTCCGAAGGCATTAGCAACAAAACACGGGATAAAGTCTTGCAGGCCATTGAGGAGCTTGGATTTGTCCCCAATACCTCTGCCCAGAGTTTGAAAATACGCCAGACGCATCAGATCGCACTGGTTGTACCTGACATACGCAATGCCATCATTCCCGAGATCTCTTGGTCTGTTGAACAAACGGCGAAGCAGCACGGGTATCATGTGGTTCAAATCAATACGGCGGGTAATGCACGAACGGAACTGGAAACCATTCGTACGATCAAAAAATTGCACGTGGACGGACTTGTTTTCATGCCTCTGGCTTATCCCAAAACGTTGCCTGGCTTAATTGATAAAGCTCCTCTTCCCATTTCCATGATCAATTACGGTAAAAAGCTGGACCCCGGCATGAAAGCAGATGTTGTTTCTCTTTCACAGCCTGAAGGGAAACTGGTGATGGAACATCTGATTAAGATTGGCCGGACCCGCATTGCATACGCTGGTGCTCCGAAAGATATTATCGAAGAGCGTTATCGGGCTTATGAGCAGGCGCTCGGACATGTAGACATCTCGCTTGTTTACTTCGGAGAAGATTTTTCATTGAATACGGGGGCTAATGCAGCGGATTATTTCTATGGGCTGACTCACATGCCAGATGCCGTATACGCGATTAACGATATGGTCGCCATCGGACTGGTAAATCGGTTTAAAGAACTCGGCGTTCGTGTCCCTGAAGATATCGCTGTTGTGGGTGTTGATAACAACCAATGGACTACCGTTACGTCTCCGCAGATCAGTTCAGTCTCGATCATGGGCGAAGAAGTGGCCAGACTTGCAACGGAATTGCTGTTAAAACGGATTCGAGAGATGAGCACCACGGATTACGAGCATATTCAATTTGAACCACGGTTAATTGTGCGCGAGTCCAGCGTAGCCATGATCCGCTCATCTTCACAAGGACCACGCGCATAA
- a CDS encoding D-2-hydroxyacid dehydrogenase family protein, whose protein sequence is MQTKLRCAILDDYQNVALSSADWTPILDRVEVQTFNNYMGSEEKVVQELQDFEIIVLMRERTPFPESVITQLPNLKLLVTSGMRNASIDLQAAEESGVIVCGTEGSSNPPTELTWALILGLSRQLVTENNALRSNRNWQSTVGMDLYGKTLGLLGLGKIGSRMAEIAHAFGMDVIAWSENLTQERAEEQGVQWAETKEQLLEQSDIVSIHLVLSDRTRNLIGRAELQRMKNTALLINTSRAGIVDQEAMVEALQKEWIAGAGLDVYEQEPLPVNHTLRTLPNLLATPHLGYVTQGNYAIYFNHTVEDIEMFMKGTPIRQLHSKK, encoded by the coding sequence ATGCAGACGAAGTTGCGTTGTGCCATATTGGATGATTATCAGAATGTAGCCCTTTCTTCAGCAGATTGGACTCCTATCCTGGATCGGGTTGAAGTTCAGACGTTCAATAATTACATGGGATCAGAAGAGAAGGTCGTTCAGGAACTGCAGGATTTTGAGATTATTGTCTTGATGCGTGAGCGTACACCTTTTCCTGAATCTGTGATAACTCAATTACCCAATCTTAAGCTTCTTGTTACAAGCGGCATGCGCAATGCCTCCATTGACCTCCAGGCTGCGGAAGAAAGCGGTGTAATCGTGTGCGGCACGGAAGGCAGCTCGAACCCTCCGACTGAACTCACATGGGCGCTGATACTGGGTCTGTCCAGACAACTGGTAACTGAAAATAACGCACTGCGTTCCAATCGGAATTGGCAGAGTACAGTTGGCATGGATTTGTACGGAAAGACATTGGGATTGCTCGGACTAGGCAAGATTGGCAGCCGGATGGCAGAGATTGCCCATGCCTTTGGCATGGACGTGATCGCCTGGAGTGAGAATTTGACACAGGAACGAGCGGAGGAACAGGGCGTCCAATGGGCAGAGACCAAGGAACAGCTGCTGGAACAAAGCGATATTGTTTCCATCCATCTAGTGCTTAGTGATCGGACACGTAATCTGATCGGACGAGCCGAGCTGCAACGGATGAAAAATACCGCTTTATTGATCAATACGTCCCGTGCAGGCATTGTGGATCAAGAGGCGATGGTCGAAGCTTTACAGAAGGAGTGGATTGCCGGGGCGGGCCTGGACGTATATGAACAGGAGCCTCTTCCTGTGAATCATACGTTGCGTACACTGCCCAATCTGCTGGCAACACCGCACCTGGGTTATGTGACTCAAGGCAACTATGCCATTTATTTTAACCATACCGTAGAGGATATTGAGATGTTTATGAAAGGAACACCGATCAGACAATTGCATTCGAAGAAGTAA
- a CDS encoding TetR/AcrR family transcriptional regulator produces MVRQREFDTDQALEAAMQIFWDKGFEATSLSDLTTVMGIQRPSLYAAFGDKKELFETALRRYTTLHAAQVRFRLQHTSSVKEAFHALFEHIGAEGDVTDARHGCFCINTMVELAPHDPKFAVLTREHQMYLAAIFKETIERGQETGELSNDLDANDLSKSLVVSMIGLTVMMKSEPDRSFVQQSIKVTLSLLEG; encoded by the coding sequence ATGGTTAGACAACGGGAATTTGATACGGATCAGGCACTGGAAGCGGCAATGCAGATTTTTTGGGATAAGGGATTTGAAGCGACATCCTTAAGTGATTTGACAACAGTCATGGGGATTCAGCGCCCCAGTCTATATGCGGCTTTTGGTGACAAAAAGGAATTGTTTGAAACGGCACTTCGCAGATATACGACTTTGCATGCTGCTCAGGTCAGATTCAGGCTTCAACATACATCCTCTGTAAAAGAAGCCTTCCATGCTTTATTTGAACATATCGGAGCAGAAGGGGATGTGACAGATGCTCGTCACGGCTGTTTTTGCATCAATACGATGGTTGAACTGGCTCCGCATGACCCCAAATTCGCTGTTCTGACACGCGAGCACCAGATGTATCTGGCGGCGATTTTCAAGGAGACGATTGAACGGGGGCAGGAAACAGGGGAATTGTCTAACGACCTTGACGCAAATGATCTCTCAAAATCTCTGGTGGTATCGATGATTGGATTGACCGTAATGATGAAATCGGAGCCGGATCGCTCATTTGTGCAGCAGAGTATTAAGGTTACGTTATCGTTGTTAGAAGGATGA